The Paenibacillus sp. FSL W8-0426 region GCATTGCCGGACAGTGGTATACGACCGGTCTGGCTTGGGCCGAAGTGACGCGGATTCCGAGGATCGCATTCTTCGCCGGCTGGCAGATGACTTGGGAGAGCTACTGTCGGCTCTTGGGCCTGGACCGTATATTCTGGTTGGGCATAGTTGGGGAGGACCTGTTGCGCGTACCGCAGCAGCGGCAGATTTATCGCGTATCAAAGGACTGGTGCTGGTCGACCCTTCGGATGAGCATTGCGGGCTGTACTTTTCCAGGTTGACCAAAATCAGTTTTGCACTGAACGGCCTGCTGCTGTCTTTCATGGCGCGCATCGGTTTGCTTCGGCGAATGGGCAGTGTCCTTGGCGAGACCCTGCCCGAAGACGTGAAACAGGACCACCTTTTTGAGGATTTTACGGTGCAGGCTGCACGAACGGCGGCAGCAGAAGCGAAAGCGTTTCTGGACGATTTGTCTTCGCTTCAGGTTGCTCCTCCCCGTCTGGGGAATGCGGAGGTCAGCATCATTTCGGGAACGAGGGCAGGAAAAGGCGAGCGCAAGATCAGGCCGGCGATTGTGGAGGCTCATCATCGGACCGTGAGCAAACTGCCGAATGCAAGGTGGATCGAAGCAGCGGAGTCGGGGCATATGGTGATATATACGGAACCTCAGTTAATCGTGGACGAAATTCTGCGCATGGGAAATGTTGCGGGTCTTGGCGCAGAATGAGCCAAAAGTGATACAATAATACGTAAATACAAACAATGCTTGCAGCTGCAAGCCAATATAAGCGGAGTGTGGATAAGAGATGAAACCATTGGAACAGGAAGCAGCGGGAACGCCAAGCTACGCCCGTGCCCAAGTCGGCATGGAAGACATCGTGCGCGCGCATCATGTGCTTCGCGAAGTGATTGTGAGAACGCCGCTGCAGCGGGACGCTGTATTGTCGGCCAAATATAACTGCAATGTGTATCTCAAAAGAGAAGATCAGCAAGTGGTGCGTTCCTTCAAGATCCGCGGTGCGTACAACATGATTCGCAGCTTGTCTCCGGAAGAACTGGAAAGAGGCATCGTGTGCGCAAGCGCGGGCAACCATGCGCAGGGTGTTGCCTTCTCGTGTAATGCGCTGGGCATTTTCGGGAAAATCTTCATGCCAAGCACGACTCCGAACCAGAAGGTGAAGCAAGTTCGACGTTTTGGCGGCAGCAATGTGGAAGTGGTGCTGACCGGCGACACGTATGATGATGCATATGAAGAAGCAATGCGTGCCTGCGACGAGCAGGGCATGACGTTCATCCACCCGTTCGACCAACCCAAAATCATTGCGGGCAACGGTACGGTAGCGATGGAAATCATGGAAAGCCTTGAGGAGAAAGCCGATTATGTATTCG contains the following coding sequences:
- a CDS encoding alpha/beta hydrolase, with the translated sequence MGHNPKLHSLGTSSFITTKDGRKLHYMSKGSGDLTVVFESGMGASRSNWGLVAPLVAEHCRTVVYDRSGLGRSDADSEDRILRRLADDLGELLSALGPGPYILVGHSWGGPVARTAAAADLSRIKGLVLVDPSDEHCGLYFSRLTKISFALNGLLLSFMARIGLLRRMGSVLGETLPEDVKQDHLFEDFTVQAARTAAAEAKAFLDDLSSLQVAPPRLGNAEVSIISGTRAGKGERKIRPAIVEAHHRTVSKLPNARWIEAAESGHMVIYTEPQLIVDEILRMGNVAGLGAE